The Panicum hallii strain FIL2 chromosome 5, PHallii_v3.1, whole genome shotgun sequence genome contains the following window.
AACTGTAAAAGCATCTCCTCCATAAAAGTGGTATTGGGATATAAAAGCATCTCCTCCATGAAAGTGGTATTGGGATTATCCCAATAACATATTATTAGGAAATATTTATTAGGGGACggctggagatgctcttagtTTTTAAGGATTTAATCAATGTGCACCGGTGCGGTAGAGTAGAAGGTGGGATCAAGGTCTGGATGGCTGTCTTAATATCATGTAAATGTTAAGATGGCTGTCTTAATATCGTGTAAATGTTAAGGTTCTTTTTAATTTATAAGCTTATATGCATGCCGAAAGATTACGGATGGAGAGTAAAAGTGTACATTACCCTTCTTTAGTTACCGTAGAGAATAATTATATCTTTCCTATTTAGGTTGCATGCAAATTTGCATGCCATAATTAATTTGCATGCAAGGAGGGATATTTTCGACCTCGCACAAAAAAAATTACTTGGGAACTTAAAAGTAGCTATATTATTGGGACTTGGGAACACTAGTGCACTAAAATTGAAGGTCAGGAAAACAAATTGGCATTGGCCTGATAAGAAATTAGATGCAATGCTTTGGTATAAGTTTGTTGGATTAGTAACCTGAGCCTTTGTTGGATTAGCACCGAGAAGAGGCAGAAATGGTAATTGTTAGACTCAGACCTAGCGTACCAATTGGATTATTTTATTAGGGCAATCAAGATCGAGCAAAATGGATAGTTCCAACAATGCAAGGTTTACATTTGCACTGATGGCCAAGGTCCAAGCATATCAAATCTGAATCGTTTACTCACCAGTCTATGCGAACACAATGATAAAAAGATAAAACTATACTGAATAAAATCACTATGTAGATGGGAACGCTATCTGTCCACCTGCCTTGAGCAACATAGCATAATAGAACCAAATCGTGAAGGGGAGCAGAGATGGAAGTGGCACAAAAGATTTCAGACAAAATCAAAATCACAGTATGGACGAAAGCACAGACAGGATCAGAGGAGATCAATACGGAGCACAACTCTACATGCAAACACCAAAATTAGCAAATGATGCACCAAAATCAGGTATACATGCATATTTGAATGTATCTGCTACTAACTCCCAATGCTTTAGAGGAACCGAAGCACAGGTGGTAAATCACACAACAATATTAAAGAAAAATTCAAATAATTAATCCACAAGCTACTAGATCGGTTAACCCTGAACATAGTCAGTTGTCTCCAATAAGCCACAAGATTTCATCTCGCAATTCAATTCCAGAGCACCGAGCCCACAAATCAAGCAAAACGAATgggctgtttggagtgccgcCTAACCCACCACACCCTGCCTAACTTGTGGCGCTCAAAACGGCCGCCACACCTGCGGCGGAAAAAGTGTGGCGCGCCGTGGCGGGTTAGGCGGCACTCCAAAACAGCCCCGAAGTTTCCTGGAGAGGATAAGTTCAGTACAAACAAAGCAGCCTACTGCCTTCGCAGCAGTGAACTACTAAAGGATTCGACCTCTCAAGCAAATCCAACAAAATAAAAAATGGAGTACCCATTGATAACTGAAGAGATGATGGGTGTCGGACACCATGGGAGCAACAAAGGAAACAGATTGCCCTGACAACATCCTTACTAAAACTGAGCAGTAACTGATGACCAACGAATCACGAATGGAACCATGCCCTACCACTACCTGATGCCCCAAAATAGTTGAGCCCCTAAATCAGCAATTACCACTATCTGACCCAGGCATCGAGGCCTGAACAAACAGATCAACAAACATCAATTCCAGAACAAAACTAAAGCAACCCTCTCCCTCCAAATCAAAATATTGAACAACAGACTGTGCTGCACAAATCGAAGACTTGCAGATAGATCAACGGATGCCGCACCCCCATCCCCCGCCCACAGATGAACCAAATCCAAATCCGCCACGGGAATGGAACCTAAACGCCCAAAAGAATTCCAGAAAAATCACATCTAGTTTGTCAAGACCTATGTGCCGCCGCCGACAAGGAGGTACAACGAGGAGGTCACCGATTCACCGCCAGTTGTCGCTGATTCGACGACGAGATCACCGCACATCGCCGAAATCGCCATCGCCTCTTCAGCTCCCCCAGGCTGTGCGATGAAAACGACGGCCTGACGCCTGAGGGAACCCGGTCGAAACCCTTGTTCATCACTCACACACTCAGGTCACACACTTCTCACACGGCCCGCCCGATAAGGCGTAAACGGGCACAACGAACAACTAAAAGCGGGCCCGCCTAGATTTACACAACGGTCTATCTCAACCACCCGTCACCGATCCGACGCTCCTGCAAGTATAACGCATGCATGTGATTCAAAAAACGAAAATTGCACAACATAACAGGAAAAAAACGTAGCAGCCCACCACATGTTAAAGTCCTCCCTACCCAACGGCCCACACATGGCCCATTGGCGGCCAGCCAGGTCTTAGCCATGGCCTGACCGAGTCAAGCGGCTCCTCCCCGACCCGCACTCGCCCTCCGCCCCTCCCGATTCCCCTGCCCCAGCCCCGCGCGGCCGTATCCGAACCCCGAACCCTAGGCAGCGGCGCGGCTACGCCACTGGCGGCCGGGGCGAGGCGGCCACCTGCGAGCGAGCGGACCGCAGCTCCGCACCCCCGCAGGCCGCAGACCCTCCGCGGCGAACGGCGGGTCGGCGGCCAGCCAGGCAGCGGCGCTGCGGCGGAGCGGCCGAGCGCtccgcggcccgcgcgccgtGCAGGGCTTCgcagcggcgggcgcggctccGCAAGCGCAACGGCAGGGGCTGGGGCGCGGGTCCGGCGACGGTCGGCGGGCACAGCGCGGCCTGACTCCTGAGCGCGGCAACCGGCAAGACGCCAAGACATCAAGCAAAGCAACGGAACCAGTGAATCACCAAGGTGAGGTCTGAGAAATTTGTCCATGTTTTGTGAAAATGTGCCATTGCAATTTGCAAGTCCTTGTAATTTGTGAAGAATTCAAAGCGATTATCAATATGTCGAACAGTTTCAAGTTATGAACAATTTTATGTTGTCGGCACTCAATTATTTGCTATGAATCTGCACTTTAGGCTGTCAATTTTCTTTGCACCCTTTCAAAATTTTGAATATACCTGCCCCTGACACATAATTCATTCACAAGTGGAAACCATTCTTATATGTGGTATGGTGGTAGATGTAAGCCTGTGAGTGGACATTTACTGGTTTACTTTGGGTGACTTCCTGAGAAATCAATCCTGATCGAGTGTCGGGATTCGGGAGTATGTGCAATTCCTCTAAAGTAATCTGGAGGGCAAAAGAAATCAATGAGTCCGAATCTGTTCTCAGGCTTAGGTTTTATTGAGACATATCTTATAATAGCATGCTATTCTAAGGATGCAACCTATATCCTCGAGGACTTGAGATCATATTAGAACTACCATAATTTGTTTTCAGCCGCTCGTCTATCTGCTACAACAATGGTGCCTTAATGCATTTGTAGTCCTTTGGTTTCCAAAGCTTCAATGTAGCATGGAAATGTTTTCATTTCCCTTGGCTAAATAATTTATTTAtctttcccctcctctgcttGCAATTACTGTAGGTTGAGCAAATATCTTTTTTTGGCCAATGGCAAGGGAACCTAGTCCTGAAATAGATGATGAACTTTTCAATGAAGTTTATGGGAAAGCATATAGTGGTCCAGTTGCATCAGCTACAAATAGTGTAATGCCTAAAGTAAATGATGAGAAGAGGCCCTTGACTTGTGATACGTCAGATGATGAAGATGAGGCCCCAGATCCTAATGCTGTTCCTACGGACTTCACTAGCAGAGAGGCTAAGGTCTGGGAGGCTAAAGCTAAGGCCACAGAAAGGAactggaagaagaggaaggaggaagaaatgATTTGTAAAATATGTGGAGACTCGGGCCATTTTACTCAGGTGCTCTTCTTTCTATTGAAATTACAACTTGCATGGAAGCAGATCGAAATATAGGCTTGTGATGAATATACATGAATTACTTGTGGTTGTCATATATTCGTAGTGTTACGAGATTTATTAGTAATGGTGTACTGATACTATGGTATTTAAACAGCAGGTTTCTTTTTCAATCAGCATCATATGATGCTTCTACTACAAAGAAGTGCTGGGATTATTTGGTGGCATTGTTTTCTATTCATTATCTGCGATTCACAGTGCATAGTATAAAACTGCTTCAAAATTTTATTAGCAATATATGGCAATGCAAGTCATAAGAATTGATGCACAAGATCGCACTTCACCTTTTGACATCTTTATCCTGTGTGTTTTGTCCTACATGGTTAGTGCAAGATTAGAAAGTAAGCCATGTTGCTTTGCCAGTAGAATCCTGCAGTTTTAGTTTTTGTTATCTGCTTTGTGTTTACCCTTTTTCTTTGATGTATCCTGGACTCCTTTTGTTTTGGTGTATACTGTAATTAATGACATCATTTTCATGTTATCTTCCCCTGTTAAGTGCTACCATAAAAATGTCAAAGACTTCTCTTCATTTAACTTCCCCCCCTTTCTGAACAGGGCTGTCCATCCACACTTGGGGCAAATAGGAGAAATGCTGACTTTTTTGAAAGAGTTCCAGCTAGAGATAAGCAAGTCAGGAATCTTTTCACTGAGAGGATGATAAGCCAGATTGAGAAGGATGTGGGGTGTAAAATCAGAATGGATGAGAAGTTCCTGTTTGTCAGTGGGAAAGATAGGTTAATATTAGCCAAAGGTGTAGATGCTGTGCATAAAATTATTCAAGAGAGTAAAGGTAAATATAGTCCAAGCAGTCCAAAACGGGATCGCTCTAGGTCACCTGTACGGAACACCACTGAGTTTCGTCCCAGGCACTCTGATTCTCACCGGCCCCATAGCCCAAGAAATCCTGATCCTCAACGGTCCCATAGCCCAAGAAATGCATCCCGCTCTCAAAGTAAAGGATACTATAATGAAAGGCATCTAGATGGCCGATTACATGACAGTATGCCCAAGTTTTCAAAAGGATCTCCACAAGGTAGGGGGCTCAGGCGTCTCATCATCTATTGTATCAGCATTAGGAGCAAGAAAAAACAACAATTTGAGCTAAAGAAAATACCTTCGGTCCCTTTCTGTTGGTTGTTGTCGTGCTAGTGTATAACTTGTTTGGTCCTTTTGCAGCTCAAGGTAAGTTCAAGCCTTTTATGATCAAATATGAAGTGTTTCTACTTGATTATTGATCGGCCAAGACTATCTCGAATATATGCCCGAATATGAAGTGTTTCTGCCTGTTAATTGATCAGATAGACTATCCTGAATGCAATGTGTACTATATGTTGAAAGATTTTTCAGACATCTGAGTTGGATGGCCTGCAATTTGTGTATTGCATCTGGCATTTCCTTTCCGTATACAATTAAGTCTACTTAGGTGTCAAACTATTTTAGCCATCTGGAACTAAAATGCAACATGTTGCATCTTCTTCCTTTTGCTGAAGCTTATGCCAACTTCGGAGCAAAAGGTCGTCCAGGCCAATCAAAATCTCCACGCCATTCTTCTTATCTTGATGTTTCCCCTAGAACACATGGCGAGAATAACCAATTTGCTGCATCACACGTGGCCAATAACTGGGGCATTGAGAGGCATGGAGCAGATGTCCGATCAAGCCTTAAGTTTGACATGCCACCCCACCAACAGACCTTGGAAGATCTTGAAATGGAGTTTAAGAGGGAAGCTACAGAATTAGCTAGAGCCCATGATCAAGAGGAGGATGAAGAGAACTACAAGCATCGAGAGGTAAAGTGTATTTTGTTACCATGAATGTCACTTTGTTCCTCTATCTATATTTCACCACATAATGGTTACTGGTGATATCTAATTTTGACCCCCTGTTATCGTTTGATGTGATATGTCCATGGTTAGAAAGAGTTGACAAAGTCCTTTACCTATTTTTCCCTACGAAAGTTTCTGTAGTATCATATTATCTGTATGACCATTACTTTAATGTATGAAGAAAGAAGTTATATCATAACACTAATCTTACCCCAACATTAAAACTGGAAGTTCAGGGTGTTCTCTGTTATGCTCACATTTTCGGTCGAATATTTGGAATCCCTGTTTTCTCATATAAAGCATATAATAGAATACCAAATAGCTGCTGAATTTTGCATTCTTGAATTACTTGTCCATATCTACTTTGAATAGGGTGTAGCTGGAAGTAGAAGCTTTTCTCTCAGTTCATCTTAGTTTTTCATTTTTGCTTCTAAATACCAGAATTGGATGACTAAATCTAGCCTAGCTCTAGCCTACCTTGTTTCATGTATGGACTGAATGAACATGATACATAATGCACTATTTTCCTTACTCGATGGCAGGGTGCAGTGAGCATTGGTAAATTGTTTATTTTATCTTTGTAACAATTTCATCTACTTATGCTCCAGGCCCTGCCAACTTATTATGTTTGATCCTTTAGTTACAATATTATTCTGGTTATAGACGAAAAAGAACTTGTTTTACTTTTATGGTAACAGCTGGGGCACAACAAATaattactccctccatcccagaAAACAAGTCATTATCCTCAATTTGGCATGTGCGCATGGTGCGTGTAGGCATGCAATTGTCAATTAGCGCTAAATGTGGCTAATAAACGGGGGCATTCAAGGTCATTTTACCTTCTTGTTAATTTGTCCTAAAATTTCTTGGGTGACTTGTTCTTTGGGTGGAGGGAGTATGATCATTAGCTTCAAGTTTGCACATTTCGTTGCATTTTCTTAATTTAAATCCTGTAACACATTCCACTTTGCGACAAAAATATCCATGAATGGATAAGTACCAAGCGTGGCATAGTAATTTGACATATTTGTGTCTGCGTTATTATGCCATAATATCGATCTTCTTTCCAATGCAGTCGCTGAGAGTGATGCGAGAAAATTACATGGGCAGAATGACTACCATGAGGAATGTGCATGCAAGGAAGTGGGAAGAATTTCTTGAGCAAACCTTTAAAAGGCAACAGCAAGCACAGACTTCTTACACCCAGATAGGTTATCCAGGTTTCGAGCAGAGAACTACACATATTTCAGCTGCACTTCAATCAATGGATTCAAAGAGCACATATCCGTATGCTTCTGATAACTATTCAGCCCCGAAGGCTCATGCTGCATATGGCGAGTTTCAGCATGACAGACATGGTGATGTTGGGAGGACCTATGGGCGATATTAGATCTTGACTAGTGGTGAGTTAACACACATTTTAGATTTTGACGTTAAGCTGTGCAGTTTGAATGTATTAAGAggtagcatttttgtggtttgCCGAACTGACACAACGGTAAGTTAGTGTTCTGTTAGTTATGGTTGCGACTGACAATAGATGCAGACTTGGTAGCCTCCATCTTACTACGAAAGTGTTCCCATCCATTTTTGAGTCCTAAAAGCGGTTCCTGAATTTTCAGGGCGATTGTGTGAGGAATCAGTGTCAATGGTGTGCAACTTTAGACCCTCTTAGCACCTATTTGCTGTCATGTAGTTTAAGGTAAGAATTCATTTTTGGGCAGAACTGTCCTCCAGTTGCTTTCTATTGCAGCTAGTAGCATCAAACCGGGCTGTGGAAACTGTCCGTGGAATCAACAGATTATTGTAAAAAGCTGCTTTTCAATTATCTTTTCTGAAATACTGGTAAAAACATAAACGTGGTATCGGTTATTCTTGCTTTTCATCTGCTCCTCAGAAATTTCCCATATTGGTTTGCATTTGTGCGAGTCTATTATCTTGCTCTCGTGATCGTGAATTGTGCGTCACTATGCCAGATCTGTTGGCATGGCAGTTTACGGTTTATCACATCTTTATCGATTGTTAGAAAGGTTTCTGACATCTGGTTTGGTAATCAATGTGAAAATTATCCAGTGGGGAACATGTTAGTAGCGACGTTGATCTTTGTGTTACTCCCAACTTGTGCAGAGCGATTTTCTGAAATTTGGTCAAAATCCGATAACATTCATTAGGGATATCAGTGTATCATACTAGATCATGTTGACAGTTGACTGTTTGGACCAGTTCCTTTGGATTGCGAGGAAAGGTTCCTCACGTGTCATGCACTTGCATTGATATGGAttgatttatatttatatatgtTATAAATCACTGAAACTATTGAGATGGACGCTCGATTTGAAATGCATGAAAGTCGGATAATTGGAATATAATGATTAGCCCATCATGGAAATTTCACTATAATTGGATCACTGAAACTGTACctataaattaattatagaaaaaaattatatatctaaaaatttaataaattttttattaaattatatcatattaTATATCATATGTTTACTGTATGGATCTATTCACGTGAAGTCTAACAAAATtgaattttttattttataatttttttatttactatgattttttaAAGATGCggctaaaataaatataaaagaaaatCTGAAAAACCAGTAAGAGGAGGTTCTGAGTCCGGTATCACGAGTTCAGGAGTCGGACGATTTTATTGTGCAGGTAAGTAACGCGGATTCGTCTCAAAGTCTGGCgagataaaaaaaattaaaaaaaaaaccaATTGTCTGGGACGAATGGGCCCATCTTCTCCACGGTAGCGGTGGTCGCCCGGGCTTAACAAGCGGAGGCCCACTTTGCCCTCCATCCATCGCCACGCCGTAGCGCCCTGCTGCCCGGCAGATCGAAATCGGAGGCGatgtcgccgccggcgagccagCGCCGACGTTCTCGGCTCCTTAGCTGGCCGCTTCTGTTCGTCGCGATTCTCGCGTTCCACTCGCTGGCCGTCTACCTCTTCACCCGTGGCTTCCTCCTCACCCGCACCGAGCTGGACCTCCACAGCAGCCGCGACGACCGCCCACCGCAGGGCGACGTCTCCGCCGGGTGCACCtcctggccgccgcccgccgtcgaccGCCTCGTTATAGTCGTGCTCGATGCGCTCAGGTGACCCGTTTTGGATCCCTCATCATCCACATCCCTGCTCGTGTTTCTAGCTTATGCAGCTGTGCAATTTGTTGCCTCGCAGGTTCGATTTCGTGGCGCCGAGTACCTTCTTTCCAGGTGCGTAACTCCGAGCTGCAAAATTCCCCGATGCTGTACTCTAATTGTTAGTTAACCGAGAGATTTTCTGCAGAGAAGCACCCATGGATGGACAAGCTGCAGGTCTTGCAGAAGCTTGCTGCCAATGAAAAGACGTCCGCAAGGATCTTCAAAGCACTTGCTGATCCACCAACCACTAGCCTCCAGCGCCTTAAGGTGACTGTGGCATTCAAATCATATCATGAGATAGAGCTTCTCCTGAGAATGCTGTTATCTCATATGCAAATATTGCAATGTGATGTGATCCAAAATGTACTTCATGGTTTTAACAGAATTCTTGCAAAATGCTATACTCAGGCTCTCACCACGGGTGGTCTCCCTACCTTTATCGATGTTGGCAATAGCTTTGGTGCTCCTGCAATAGTAGAAGATAATATAATGCATCAGGTTCATCTGACCCCACGTTCAATTTTAGT
Protein-coding sequences here:
- the LOC112893185 gene encoding uncharacterized protein LOC112893185 isoform X1 — translated: MAREPSPEIDDELFNEVYGKAYSGPVASATNSVMPKVNDEKRPLTCDTSDDEDEAPDPNAVPTDFTSREAKVWEAKAKATERNWKKRKEEEMICKICGDSGHFTQGCPSTLGANRRNADFFERVPARDKQVRNLFTERMISQIEKDVGCKIRMDEKFLFVSGKDRLILAKGVDAVHKIIQESKGKYSPSSPKRDRSRSPVRNTTEFRPRHSDSHRPHSPRNPDPQRSHSPRNASRSQSKGYYNERHLDGRLHDSMPKFSKGSPQAQAYANFGAKGRPGQSKSPRHSSYLDVSPRTHGENNQFAASHVANNWGIERHGADVRSSLKFDMPPHQQTLEDLEMEFKREATELARAHDQEEDEENYKHRESLRVMRENYMGRMTTMRNVHARKWEEFLEQTFKRQQQAQTSYTQIGYPGFEQRTTHISAALQSMDSKSTYPYASDNYSAPKAHAAYGEFQHDRHGDVGRTYGRY
- the LOC112893185 gene encoding uncharacterized protein LOC112893185 isoform X2 produces the protein MAREPSPEIDDELFNEVYGKAYSGPVASATNSVMPKVNDEKRPLTCDTSDDEDEAPDPNAVPTDFTSREAKVWEAKAKATERNWKKRKEEEMICKICGDSGHFTQGCPSTLGANRRNADFFERVPARDKQVRNLFTERMISQIEKDVGCKIRMDEKFLFVSGKDRLILAKGVDAVHKIIQESKGKYSPSSPKRDRSRSPVRNTTEFRPRHSDSHRPHSPRNPDPQRSHSPRNASRSQSKGYYNERHLDGRLHDSMPKFSKGSPQAYANFGAKGRPGQSKSPRHSSYLDVSPRTHGENNQFAASHVANNWGIERHGADVRSSLKFDMPPHQQTLEDLEMEFKREATELARAHDQEEDEENYKHRESLRVMRENYMGRMTTMRNVHARKWEEFLEQTFKRQQQAQTSYTQIGYPGFEQRTTHISAALQSMDSKSTYPYASDNYSAPKAHAAYGEFQHDRHGDVGRTYGRY
- the LOC112893185 gene encoding uncharacterized protein LOC112893185 isoform X3, translated to MICKICGDSGHFTQGCPSTLGANRRNADFFERVPARDKQVRNLFTERMISQIEKDVGCKIRMDEKFLFVSGKDRLILAKGVDAVHKIIQESKGKYSPSSPKRDRSRSPVRNTTEFRPRHSDSHRPHSPRNPDPQRSHSPRNASRSQSKGYYNERHLDGRLHDSMPKFSKGSPQAQAYANFGAKGRPGQSKSPRHSSYLDVSPRTHGENNQFAASHVANNWGIERHGADVRSSLKFDMPPHQQTLEDLEMEFKREATELARAHDQEEDEENYKHRESLRVMRENYMGRMTTMRNVHARKWEEFLEQTFKRQQQAQTSYTQIGYPGFEQRTTHISAALQSMDSKSTYPYASDNYSAPKAHAAYGEFQHDRHGDVGRTYGRY